From the genome of Faecalibacterium prausnitzii:
TAGTCCTTGCAGCACTGTTCGTAATGGAGCGAGTATTCCTTGGTGGGGTTGTGGTGCATCAGGCTCTTCAGGGTGTGGGAGTCGTAGTCGTCGCCCTGGTTCATGCCGATCAGACGGGCCGCGATGTTGGAGCAGTGGTCGGAAATGCGCTCCACATTGTTCAGCACATCCAGGAAGACGACGCCGGTGTCGATGGAGCAGATGCCGTTCTTCAGGCGCTTGATGTGCTGGTCGCGCAGCTTTTCGACCATGATGTCGATGACCTCTTCCAGCGGCTCCACCTGGCGGGCCAATGCGACGTCATTGTTCTCAAAGGCGTCGTTCGTCAGGTCCAGTACGCGCTCCATCGCGCCGGTGAGGAGCTTGAGCTCCTCCTTTGCGTGGTCGCTGAAGGACGCTTCCTTCTCATAAAGCTCCTCGGATTTTTCCATGATGTTGACGGCATAGTCGCCGATGCGCTCGTACTCGGTGACGAAGTTCAGCAGCTCGGTCACGGCATGGCTCTCGTCGTCGCCCAGCTCCTGGTCGGTCATCTTGATGAGGTAGTTGGAGATCTCGACCTCCATCCGGTCGATGAGGTTCTCCCGGACGTTCACCGCGCTCACGACATCTTCGTCCATCTTGAGCAGCAGCGGAGCCGACAGGTTCACGTTGCGGGCAGCACGGCGGGACATCTTGACCACCGCGTTCTTGGCCTGCTGCAGGGCAACGGCCGGGCTCTTGAACAGGCGCTCGTCCAGCACAGGCATACTGAGCTCCTGCGCTTCCTCGGCGCTGTCGGGCACGGTGAGGACAGCCAGCTTCGACAGCACACTGCTGAACGGCAGGAAGAGGAGCATCGCCGCCACGCTGGACATGGTGTGGATGTTTGCGATGGAGCTCTTGTTCATCACATCGCCCCAGACAGGGATGCCGATGGTGTAGCGCACCGCATAGATAGCCGCCATCAGCACCACGCTGCCGATGATATTAAAATAAAGGTGGATCAGCGCGGTGCGCTTGCCATCCTTGGAGGAGCCGCCGATGGTCAGCAGCGGGGTGAATGCCGTGCCGATGTGGGCACCCAGGATGATGGGGATGGCCGAACCGAAGGTGACAAGGCCGGTGCTGGACAGTGCCTGCAAAATACCGACCGATGCCGAGGACGACTGGATGATGACCGTGACCACCACGCCCACGAGAACGCCGAGGATGGGGTTGGTCATGCTGACGAACAGGTCTTGGAACGCCGCGCTCTCCCGCAGGGGCGAAACGCCGGTATCCATCAGGTTCATGCCGGTGAACAGGATGCCGAAGCCCAGCATGATCTGGCCGATGTTCTTTTTCTTGGCGTTGCGCAGGAACACATAAAAAATGCAGCCAATAAACGCGACCACCGGTGCGAAGGTCTTGGGCTGCATCAGGGTCAGCCACAGGCTGTCGCCGGAGATATCCGCCATGCGGATGAGCTGGCCGGTGACAGTCGTACCAATATTCGCACCCATGATCACGCCTACCGACTGCGTGAGGGTCATGATCCCGGAGTTGACAAGGCCGACACAGATGACGACCGTGCCCGCCGACGACTGGATGACGCCGGTGATAAGGGTGCCGAAAATGACGCCCTTGATGGTGGAAGAGGTCAGCTTTTGCAATACGCCCTGCATCTTGCCGCCCGCCAGCTTCTCCAGGCCGGCGCCCATGATCGACATGCCGTACAGGAACAGCGCAATACCGCCCAACAGAGAGGTGATGTGTGTGATATCCATCTCGATACTCCTAAAAATGTTCTTCCTTTTTCTTTTGAACAGACAAAGGACGGCCGCCGGGCTCTTTCTGCCTGAACGCCGTCCTTTTTATTATAGCATCGAGCGGCCTGTTTCAACAAGCCTTATTTTACATGTTTTTTGCGTTTTTGATACATTTTTGCGCGGTTCGCCGGGTTTTGGCACAGTTCTTTTCGCAGATTTTACATGGATTTTACAAACGATTCAGTTTGCCGCAGCTGACGCCATTTCCCGCCGCCGGGCCGGTTTTGCGGCGGGCTGCTCAGCGCGGGCCTTATCGTAGCAATACCGGATGATGGCCTGCCGCCGGACGATGCCGATGAACATGCCCCGGTCGTCCACCACCGGCACAAAGTTCTGGTTCATGGCCGCTTCGATGAGCTGGTCCATGCTGGTGCTCACGGTCACGGCTTTGTAATCCCGCTTGTGGGCAAAGCTGGAAATGGGCACGTCCTCGGCGGCTTCCAGGTCCAGGCCATGATATTTTTTCAGCCCCCAGAGGATATCCCCCTCGGTCAGGGTGCCCACATATTCGCCTTTGCGGTTGAGCACCGGAATGGATGCGTAGCGGTTGTTCTCCCATTTTTCCAAGGTCTGCCGCAGGGTGAAGTCATCGTAGACATACATCAGGTCCTGCTTGGGGGAAAGGAAAAACAAAATGTTCATCATCAGCTCTCCTATCGAAAAACAAATTCTGCCGTTGTGGGCGCAGCGCCCCATCTCTCTGATTTGATTTTAGCACTTTTTCACAGCGAGTTAAAGGGAATAATCATACTTTTTAGATTTTATTCACAGTCATTTTTCGCTCTTTTTCAAAACATGCGGAAAAGCCATGCACTCTGGCGCATTTTGTGCTATACTAAGCAGAAAGGAACTGCCCACCGGGCCCTCTGGCACTGCGGCCCTGTTCTCAGGATACCCACTGCGGCGCTCGAAATCGGGTGCAATGGGGCATGTCCGGCACAGGAGTTGCAATTTTCCGCTGTACACCGGGCCGGTAAAGAGGTATAATAAGCGTGTAAGATTCCTTTCCCGGTTCGCCGGGCCAAACCAAATAATCTGATAAAAGGAGCAGAGCGACTATGATCACTTCCCGTTTCCCGCTGGGAG
Proteins encoded in this window:
- a CDS encoding Na/Pi cotransporter family protein, giving the protein MDITHITSLLGGIALFLYGMSIMGAGLEKLAGGKMQGVLQKLTSSTIKGVIFGTLITGVIQSSAGTVVICVGLVNSGIMTLTQSVGVIMGANIGTTVTGQLIRMADISGDSLWLTLMQPKTFAPVVAFIGCIFYVFLRNAKKKNIGQIMLGFGILFTGMNLMDTGVSPLRESAAFQDLFVSMTNPILGVLVGVVVTVIIQSSSASVGILQALSSTGLVTFGSAIPIILGAHIGTAFTPLLTIGGSSKDGKRTALIHLYFNIIGSVVLMAAIYAVRYTIGIPVWGDVMNKSSIANIHTMSSVAAMLLFLPFSSVLSKLAVLTVPDSAEEAQELSMPVLDERLFKSPAVALQQAKNAVVKMSRRAARNVNLSAPLLLKMDEDVVSAVNVRENLIDRMEVEISNYLIKMTDQELGDDESHAVTELLNFVTEYERIGDYAVNIMEKSEELYEKEASFSDHAKEELKLLTGAMERVLDLTNDAFENNDVALARQVEPLEEVIDIMVEKLRDQHIKRLKNGICSIDTGVVFLDVLNNVERISDHCSNIAARLIGMNQGDDYDSHTLKSLMHHNPTKEYSLHYEQCCKDYLVPLEAMEA
- a CDS encoding CBS domain-containing protein, with product MNILFFLSPKQDLMYVYDDFTLRQTLEKWENNRYASIPVLNRKGEYVGTLTEGDILWGLKKYHGLDLEAAEDVPISSFAHKRDYKAVTVSTSMDQLIEAAMNQNFVPVVDDRGMFIGIVRRQAIIRYCYDKARAEQPAAKPARRREMASAAAN